In Oryctolagus cuniculus unplaced genomic scaffold, mOryCun1.1 SCAFFOLD_112, whole genome shotgun sequence, the following are encoded in one genomic region:
- the LOC103347594 gene encoding zinc finger protein 585A-like isoform X2 — MCSRDFPQQVMTAFEDLAVYFTWEEWQKMNNAQKILYRDVMLETYSSLFSLGHCITKPDLIFKLERGEEPWIVDECLNLSLSVVMKRDDLIRINQESQDKNLNQDFMKNNKTSALKRIELRRTLSLNSSHVPTLIIKKRIYSGLKPEECNKCHTVYPPRGPDQLQAGEKFDNTKIPGKSLQFCEPLSQLDNIHIMKQPFGPTGQAKVFTRKMFCKSERVHMAENCNKSTVTFGKATQIEKAIHENSSLNMHQQTHTRKKFYKYILYVEPVIHQSHLTINQRLNTREKLYTCKPCGKSLSFNSPSECNDCGKAFRQNSVLRKHQQIHTGEKPHECSDCRKAFTQKSYLINHQRIHTGEKLYKCLECGKGFLWKSDLIIHQRIHTGEKPHKCNDCGKAFGYKSALLIHQRIHTGEKPHKCNDCGKAFGQKSHLIIHQRIHTGEKPHKCNDCGKTFGQKSHLIIHQRIHTGEKPYECNDCGKAFGRKSSLIIHQRILTEEKPHKCNDCGKAFGYKSALLIHQRIHTGEKPHKCYDCGKAFGQKSHLIIHQKIHTGEKPHKCYDCGKAFGHKSGLRKHQRIHTGEKPHKCNDCGKAFGQKSTLLIHQRIHTGEKPHKCNDCGKAFGQKSHLIIHQKIHTGEKPHKCYDCGKAFGHKSGLRKHQQIHTGEKPHKCNNCGKAFGRKSDLIIHQRIHTGEKPHKCNDCGKAFGQKSGLIIHQRTHTGEKPHKCNACGKAFGQTSGLRKHQRIHTGEKPHKCNACGKAFGQTSGLRKHQRIHTGEKPHKCNDCGKTFGHKSGLRKHQRIHTGEKPHKCNDCGKAFGHKSGLRKHQRIHTGEKPHKCNDCGKTFGHKSGLRKHQRIHTGEKPHKCNDCGKAFGHKSGLRKHQRIHTGEKPHKCNDCGKAFGRKSDLIIHQ; from the exons tggtcatgaaaagggatgacctgattaggatcaaccaggaaagtcaggacaaaaatctgaatcaggattttatgaaaaataacaagacatcAGCTCTCAAGAGAATTGAATTAAGAAGAACACTTAGTTTAAATTCAAGCCATGTTCCAACACTGATTATTAAAAAGCGAATCTATTCAGGATTGAAGCCTGAGGAATGCAATAAATGTCACACTGTGTATCCCCCCAGggggcctgatcaactacaggctggagagaaatttgataacactaagatacctggaaaatctctccagttctgtgagcctCTTAGCCAGCTTGACAATATTCACAtcatgaagcagccatttggacccACTGGACAAGCAAAAGTCTTCACAAGAAAGATGTTCTGTAAATCTGAGAGGGTTCATATGGCAGAAAACTGTAATAAGTCAACTGTCACTTTTGGAAAAGCAACGCAAATAGAAAAAGCTATCCATGAAAATTCTAGCCTCAATATGCATCAACAaactcacacaagaaagaaattttataagtacatttTGTATGTTGAACCTGTCATTCACCAGTCACATCTTACAATAAACCAGAGACTAAATACAAGGGAAAAACTTTacacatgtaaaccttgtggaaaatcactcagttttaattcaccttctgaatgtaatgactgtggaaaagcctttagacaAAATTCAGtcctcaggaaacatcagcaaattcacacaggggagaaacctcatgaatgtagtgACTGTAGAAAAGCCTTTACACAAAAGTCATACCTCATAaaccatcagcgaattcacacaggagagaaactttATAAATGCCTTGAATGTGGAAAAGGCTTTCTGTGGaagtcagacctcatcatacaccagcgaattcatacaggggagaaacctcataaatgtaatgactgtggaaaagcattTGGATACAAGTCAGCCCtcctcatacaccagcgaattcacacaggggagaaacctcataaatgtaatgactgtggaaaagcctttggacaaaagtcacacctcatcatacaccagcgaattcacacaggggagaaacctcataaatgtaatgactgtggaaaaacctttggacaaaagtcacacctcatcatacaccagcgaattcacacaggggagaaaccttatgaatgtaatgactgtggaaaagcctttggacgaaagtcaagcctcatcatacaccagcgaattctcacagaggagaaacctcataaatgtaatgactgtggaaaagcgtTTGGATATAAGTCAGCCCtcctcatacaccagcgaattcacacaggggagaaacctcataaatgttatgactgtggaaaagcctttggacaaaagtcacacctcatcatacatcagaaaattcacacaggggagaaacctcataaatgttatgactgtggaaaagcctttggacacaagtcagGCCTTAGgaaacatcagcgaattcacacaggagagaaacctcataaatgtaatgactgtggaaaagcctttggacagaAGTCAACCCTCCTcatacatcagcgaattcacacaggagagaaacctcataaatgtaatgactgtggaaaagcctttggacaaaagtcacacctcatcatacatcagaaaattcacacaggggagaaacctcataaatgttatgactgtggaaaagcctttggacacaagtcagGCCTTaggaaacatcagcaaattcacacaggagagaaacctcataaatgtaataactgtggaaaagcctttggacgaaagtcagacctcatcatacaccagcgaattcacacaggggagaaacctcataaatgtaatgactgtggaaaagcctttggacaaaagtcaggcctcatcatacaccagcgaactcacacaggagagaaacctcataaatgtaatgcctgtggaaaagcctttggacaaacgtcaggcctcaggaaacatcagcgaattcacacaggagagaaacctcataaatgtaatgcctgtggaaaagcctttggacaaacgTCAGGCCTTAGgaaacatcagcgaattcacacaggggagaaacctcataaatgtaatgactgtggaaaaacctttggacacaagtcaggcctcaggaaacatcagcgaattcacacaggggagaaaccacataaatgtaatgactgtggaaaagcctttggacacaagtcgg gcctcaggaaacatcagcgaattcacacaggggagaaacctcataaatgtaatgactgtggaaaaacctttggacacaagtcaggcctcaggaaacatcagcgaattcacacaggggagaaaccacataaatgtaatgactgtggaaaagcctttggacacaagtcgggcctcaggaaacatcagcgaattcacacaggagagaaacctcataaatgtaatgactgtggaaaagcctttggacgaaagtcagacctcatcatacaccagtga
- the LOC103347594 gene encoding zinc finger protein 585A-like isoform X1 — MCSRDFPQQVMTAFEDLAVYFTWEEWQKMNNAQKILYRDVMLETYSSLFSLGHCITKPDLIFKLERGEEPWIVDECLNLSLSVVMKRDDLIRINQESQDKNLNQDFMKNNKTSALKRIELRRTLSLNSSHVPTLIIKKRIYSGLKPEECNKCHTVYPPRGPDQLQAGEKFDNTKIPGKSLQFCEPLSQLDNIHIMKQPFGPTGQAKVFTRKMFCKSERVHMAENCNKSTVTFGKATQIEKAIHENSSLNMHQQTHTRKKFYKYILYVEPVIHQSHLTINQRLNTREKLYTCKPCGKSLSFNSPSECNDCGKAFRQNSVLRKHQQIHTGEKPHECSDCRKAFTQKSYLINHQRIHTGEKLYKCLECGKGFLWKSDLIIHQRIHTGEKPHKCNDCGKAFGYKSALLIHQRIHTGEKPHKCNDCGKAFGQKSHLIIHQRIHTGEKPHKCNDCGKTFGQKSHLIIHQRIHTGEKPYECNDCGKAFGRKSSLIIHQRILTEEKPHKCNDCGKAFGYKSALLIHQRIHTGEKPHKCYDCGKAFGQKSHLIIHQKIHTGEKPHKCYDCGKAFGHKSGLRKHQRIHTGEKPHKCNDCGKAFGQKSTLLIHQRIHTGEKPHKCNDCGKAFGQKSHLIIHQKIHTGEKPHKCYDCGKAFGHKSGLRKHQQIHTGEKPHKCNNCGKAFGRKSDLIIHQRIHTGEKPHKCNDCGKAFGQKSGLIIHQRTHTGEKPHKCNACGKAFGQTSGLRKHQRIHTGEKPHKCNACGKAFGQTSGLRKHQRIHTGEKPHKCNDCGKTFGHKSGLRKHQRIHTGEKPHKCNDCGKAFGHKSGLRKHQRIHTGEKPHKCNDCGKAFGHKSHLIIHQRIHTGEKPHKCNACGKAFGQTSGLRKHQRIHTGEKPHKCNDCGKTFGHKSGLRKHQRIHTGEKPHKCNDCGKAFGHKSGLRKHQRIHTGEKPHKCNDCGKAFGRKSDLIIHQ, encoded by the coding sequence tggtcatgaaaagggatgacctgattaggatcaaccaggaaagtcaggacaaaaatctgaatcaggattttatgaaaaataacaagacatcAGCTCTCAAGAGAATTGAATTAAGAAGAACACTTAGTTTAAATTCAAGCCATGTTCCAACACTGATTATTAAAAAGCGAATCTATTCAGGATTGAAGCCTGAGGAATGCAATAAATGTCACACTGTGTATCCCCCCAGggggcctgatcaactacaggctggagagaaatttgataacactaagatacctggaaaatctctccagttctgtgagcctCTTAGCCAGCTTGACAATATTCACAtcatgaagcagccatttggacccACTGGACAAGCAAAAGTCTTCACAAGAAAGATGTTCTGTAAATCTGAGAGGGTTCATATGGCAGAAAACTGTAATAAGTCAACTGTCACTTTTGGAAAAGCAACGCAAATAGAAAAAGCTATCCATGAAAATTCTAGCCTCAATATGCATCAACAaactcacacaagaaagaaattttataagtacatttTGTATGTTGAACCTGTCATTCACCAGTCACATCTTACAATAAACCAGAGACTAAATACAAGGGAAAAACTTTacacatgtaaaccttgtggaaaatcactcagttttaattcaccttctgaatgtaatgactgtggaaaagcctttagacaAAATTCAGtcctcaggaaacatcagcaaattcacacaggggagaaacctcatgaatgtagtgACTGTAGAAAAGCCTTTACACAAAAGTCATACCTCATAaaccatcagcgaattcacacaggagagaaactttATAAATGCCTTGAATGTGGAAAAGGCTTTCTGTGGaagtcagacctcatcatacaccagcgaattcatacaggggagaaacctcataaatgtaatgactgtggaaaagcattTGGATACAAGTCAGCCCtcctcatacaccagcgaattcacacaggggagaaacctcataaatgtaatgactgtggaaaagcctttggacaaaagtcacacctcatcatacaccagcgaattcacacaggggagaaacctcataaatgtaatgactgtggaaaaacctttggacaaaagtcacacctcatcatacaccagcgaattcacacaggggagaaaccttatgaatgtaatgactgtggaaaagcctttggacgaaagtcaagcctcatcatacaccagcgaattctcacagaggagaaacctcataaatgtaatgactgtggaaaagcgtTTGGATATAAGTCAGCCCtcctcatacaccagcgaattcacacaggggagaaacctcataaatgttatgactgtggaaaagcctttggacaaaagtcacacctcatcatacatcagaaaattcacacaggggagaaacctcataaatgttatgactgtggaaaagcctttggacacaagtcagGCCTTAGgaaacatcagcgaattcacacaggagagaaacctcataaatgtaatgactgtggaaaagcctttggacagaAGTCAACCCTCCTcatacatcagcgaattcacacaggagagaaacctcataaatgtaatgactgtggaaaagcctttggacaaaagtcacacctcatcatacatcagaaaattcacacaggggagaaacctcataaatgttatgactgtggaaaagcctttggacacaagtcagGCCTTaggaaacatcagcaaattcacacaggagagaaacctcataaatgtaataactgtggaaaagcctttggacgaaagtcagacctcatcatacaccagcgaattcacacaggggagaaacctcataaatgtaatgactgtggaaaagcctttggacaaaagtcaggcctcatcatacaccagcgaactcacacaggagagaaacctcataaatgtaatgcctgtggaaaagcctttggacaaacgtcaggcctcaggaaacatcagcgaattcacacaggagagaaacctcataaatgtaatgcctgtggaaaagcctttggacaaacgTCAGGCCTTAGgaaacatcagcgaattcacacaggggagaaacctcataaatgtaatgactgtggaaaaacctttggacacaagtcaggcctcaggaaacatcagcgaattcacacaggggagaaaccacataaatgtaatgactgtggaaaagcctttggacacaagtcgggcctcaggaaacatcagcgaattcacacaggagagaaacctcataaatgtaatgactgtggaaaagcctttggacacaagtcacacctcatcatacaccagcgaattcacacaggagagaaacctcataaatgtaatgcctgtggaaaagcctttggacaaacgtcaggcctcaggaaacatcagcgaattcacacaggggagaaacctcataaatgtaatgactgtggaaaaacctttggacacaagtcaggcctcaggaaacatcagcgaattcacacaggggagaaaccacataaatgtaatgactgtggaaaagcctttggacacaagtcgggcctcaggaaacatcagcgaattcacacaggagagaaacctcataaatgtaatgactgtggaaaagcctttggacgaaagtcagacctcatcatacaccagtga